ATTATTGAATTTTAGGCTGATTCGATAGAATTTATCAATTTTTGCAGTTCTAAAAAGCTCTCTTGCAGATTTTTTTTAGTATCGACTGATTGTTTTAGAAATGCTTCAAGCTTGTCATAATTTTCAATTGCCAAATCTATTTTTGGTGAAGATCCCTTTTTATAAAGCCCCATATTGATCATATCTTCAGCATCTTTGTATGTTGCAAGAAGATTAATAAATGTAGACTGCATCTGTGCTACTTCATCACTTACAAGTTGAGGAGCAAGACGGCTAATACTTTTTAGAGGATCGACTGCTGGAAAGATTCTTTTTTGTGCCATCTCTTTTGATAGCACTATATGACCGTCTAAAAATCCTACCGCTGCATCAGCTACAGGGTCACTTGCTATCTCATCTCCCTCTACAAGAACAGTATAAATACCAGTAATTGATCCTTTTCCACTAAATGTTCCGGCTTGCTCTATGATTTTTGGCAAAAGTGAAAAGACTGAAGGAGTGTACCCTTTGGAGGTGGGCGGCTCGCCTATGGCAAGACCAATTTCACGCTGCGCCATCGCAAGTCTTGTGAGAGAATCTACAAGAAAAAGGACATTTTTATTACGATTAGAAAAATAGTTAGCAATAGCAATAGCAACATAGACTGCTCTTACTTTTGCTAAAGGTGTTTGATCAGATGTAGCAGCAACCACTACAGACTTTTGCAATGCTTTTTCGGTTAAATTATCTTCAATAAACTCTCTTACCTCTCTTCCTCGCTCTCCAATGAGCGCAATTACGTTGACATCCGCTTCTGTATAGCGAGAAATCATACCAAGCAGGGTACTTTTTCCAACACCAGCACTTGCAAAAATACCTACTCTTTGCCCTTTTCCAATCGTTAATAATCCATTGATACTACGTATGCCAATATCAAGAGGCTCTTTGATGCGGTCACGAAGTAAGGGATTGAGCGGATCATTTTTGAGGTAATATTTATTCTCATAGCGAACAAAATCTTTATTAAGAGGGTTTCCAAATGGATCTATTACACAGCCTAACAGATCTTCTCCTACACCTACATTCACTCGCTCTAGTGAAGCTTCAACAAAACTCCCAACTTTAATACCTCTTGTATCATCATAAGCCATGAGCAAAGTTTTGCCCTCTTTAAAACCAACTACTTCAGCTTCTAGTCCATTTTCCAAATAGCACGAATCCCCAATGGAGACATTAGGCAAATAGGCCTCTATAATAGGGCCGCTTACCCCTATGATACGCCCTTTGACAATAAACTTAGGTAAGCTTTTTAGTCTCTCTTTTAATTTCATCTTTTATAACATTCAACTTTTCTTCTATTTTATTTTCTATTTTAAAATCGTGAAACTCTATAATAAATTCGTTTTCTTTTAGTTCCTCACTTCTTTTTACTTGTACTGTTTCAAAACGTTTTTTTATATCTTCAAACATATTTGGCGAAACAATAATATCAAGTGGCATATAGTTGCTAAAGTCCTCCAGTAGTTTCTCTATAGCTTCGGTAATAGTTTGCATATTTTTTTTGTCAATAAAGAGAAATTCTAGTATTTCATTGACATTATCCAATACAATATCTGTGAAACGGTGGAGAAAAAGATTGTATTTTTGTGCAAACTCTTTCTCAAAATCGAGATATTTAGTCTGCAGATGTGCAATCTCTTGCTCTTTTTCTTGTAAAAAATGAGATTTTAGTTCTTGGATTTTAACCTCAAGAACCTTATTAAATTTTTGCTCTGCGTCACTAAATCCCTGCTCATAACTCTCCTTTGATACTTTGGCTATGAGCTCTTTATACTCTTTCTCCATCTCTTCTATTTTTTGCTGATAAAAGCGCTCTATCTCCTTTATCTTTTCATCAAAATTTTCTGTATCAACTTTTTCTTTAAGCTCTTTACTCGCCTCTTGCATCTGCTCAAAAGCTGTAAAATCGTCAAGTTCTAATTTCATTTGCTCTCTTCTTTTATCCATTTGCTAATCATATCTGCAAGTATATCGGGATTTTCTTCTGCAACTTCCAAAATTCTTGTATAGAGGGGCTCTTTCTCAAAATTAAAAATATCTTCTTCTTTCGCATGGAGCGCTGCTGCAGCTTCTGCTGCTTGCGCCCCAGCACCTTGCAACGCTTCTACTTGTTTAGCTTCTAGCTCTTGCAATTTCGCTCTTCTTCTTTTCATCAAGAGTGTAGCAACAAGTCCAAAAAGTATAAGTACCATTAATACTATAGCTCCTATAAGAAGATAAATTTGCATAGTTTTTTCTTGAGGAGCAGCTACACTCTCAGCCGGTTTTGTAGTCTCAAAAGGTACACTTACTACAGTAACTTTATCTCCTCGCTGCTCGTCAAACCCAATTGCACTCTTTATAAGACGCTCATAAGCAGCAAGCTCCTCTTTGCTTCTTGGTACATACTCTACTGTAACGGTACCGTTTTTATCGATTTTTTTAATGTATTTGCCATCTACAAGTACCCCAACACTTATCTTTTTTACTTTAAAAACATTCTTCTTGGTAACTATGTACGATTTTGTCACATCATAATTGGTAGTAACATCTTTTTTATTTTTATCTAAAAGGAGATTATTGTTTTTTCTATTAATAGTGGCTGGAACATTTGTCGGTGTTCCAGGAGCACCAACTTTTTGCTTCTCAAATCCTTTTGTTTTTTCTTGAATCTTTCTCTCACTGACAATAGCTACCTTGTCTGGATCATATATCTCATCTTTTTTATTAACTTTAGATGTCTCTACATCTACACTTGCTCGCACGACGACTTTTTGTGCTCCAAGAGCTCGTGCTAGCATCGATTGAATGCTCTTTTCAATCTCTCGTTTGATTTTTCTTTTGATATTGACAATATCGCTAGGCTCATCTTGTTTTTCATTGGCAACGAGATCTGAGAGTACTCGGCCTTGATTGTCAACCACTGTTACATTTTGTGGTTTGAGTTTGGCAACTGCATGAGAAACGAGAAATATAATTGCTTTAACCTGCTCTTTACTCAAATCTTTACCAGGCCATAGTGAAACAATAACAGATGCTTTTGCTTCATCCTCTTCTCTTGCAAATATAGAATCTTGTGGCAATGCAATGTTGACTTTTGCTTCCTTTATTGCATCAATCTTTTTGATAGTACGGGCTAATTCACCTTCAATTGCGCGAATATAATTAATGTTTTCTTGAAAATGGGTAGCTCCCATTTTCGGCTCATTAAAGATCTCAAATCCTACATCATGCGATGAGGGAATACCTTTTGCAGCAAGCTTGAGGCGAATATCATAAATTTTATCTTTTGGTACAAGAATAATAGATCCATCACCTTTGACTTCATAAGGAATATTTTCTTGCTGCAGTTCTGAGAGAATCTTTCCTGCATCATCAGGACTTAGGTTTGTATAGAGTACACCATAACGCTCTTTTGAAATATCACGAAAGAGAAGTGCTGAGAGAAGGATAATAATAGCTATAACACTAAGAGCTAAAAAGAGTGTTTTAAGGAAATTCTGATTTTCAAAAAGCTCTTTTGCTTTTGTTTGAAGTGTAGTAAAATCTAGTGCCAATTACTCACCTCATACCTGCATACGCATAATCTCTTGATAAGCTTCAATAGCCTTGTTGCGAATTTCAGTAGCAAGGCGGAGAGAAATATCAGCTTTTTCTATGGTACTCATAAGTTCTACCAAATTATCCACATCGCCTTGTATAAGTTTTGCTTGTGCACTGCTGGCAGCTTGAAGATCGCCATTGACATCTGCAACAAATTTTTCTACAAGATCTGCAAAATCACTCTTTTGAGATGTTTGGACTTGCGCAAGATTTGCAGAAAGTGCACTTGATACACCATCTATTTTCATTTTTTATTCCTTACACTTTTATAATTTCTAAACTTTTAAGAAGCATATCTTTTTGTGTATTAAACGCCGTAAGATTTGCTTCATAAGTCCTCATTGCAGAAATCATATCAACCATCTCTCGCATAGGATCTATATTTGGCAGTTTCACATATCCTCTCTCATCAGCTAAAGGATTTTGTGGATCGTATTTGAGTTTATATGGTGTTTGATCCTCTATCACCTCCTTAATAGCAACTTTTGAAAGAGGCACACCATTTTGGGCATCAAGAACCTCTTCAAATACTGGGATTTTTCGTCTATATGGGTTGCCTTTGTCATCAACTGCATTGCTATTTGCCATGTTGCTCGAAATGATGTCCATTCTATATTTTTGGACAGAAAGACCAGTTTGTGAAACTTCAAGCCCTTTAAAAATCATTGTTATCTCCCACTAATGACGAGTTTAAGTTTTGCAAACTCTTTTTTGAGATTTTCTGCCAAAGATTTATACATAATCGAACTCTCTGCAAGCTTAGCGAGCTCTTCTTGTACATCTACACGGTTGTCATCATATCCCCGTATTTTTGAAAGCTCTAT
The Nitratiruptor tergarcus DSM 16512 genome window above contains:
- a CDS encoding FliI/YscN family ATPase; the protein is MKLKERLKSLPKFIVKGRIIGVSGPIIEAYLPNVSIGDSCYLENGLEAEVVGFKEGKTLLMAYDDTRGIKVGSFVEASLERVNVGVGEDLLGCVIDPFGNPLNKDFVRYENKYYLKNDPLNPLLRDRIKEPLDIGIRSINGLLTIGKGQRVGIFASAGVGKSTLLGMISRYTEADVNVIALIGERGREVREFIEDNLTEKALQKSVVVAATSDQTPLAKVRAVYVAIAIANYFSNRNKNVLFLVDSLTRLAMAQREIGLAIGEPPTSKGYTPSVFSLLPKIIEQAGTFSGKGSITGIYTVLVEGDEIASDPVADAAVGFLDGHIVLSKEMAQKRIFPAVDPLKSISRLAPQLVSDEVAQMQSTFINLLATYKDAEDMINMGLYKKGSSPKIDLAIENYDKLEAFLKQSVDTKKNLQESFLELQKLINSIESA
- the fliF gene encoding flagellar basal-body MS-ring/collar protein FliF, whose product is MALDFTTLQTKAKELFENQNFLKTLFLALSVIAIIILLSALLFRDISKERYGVLYTNLSPDDAGKILSELQQENIPYEVKGDGSIILVPKDKIYDIRLKLAAKGIPSSHDVGFEIFNEPKMGATHFQENINYIRAIEGELARTIKKIDAIKEAKVNIALPQDSIFAREEDEAKASVIVSLWPGKDLSKEQVKAIIFLVSHAVAKLKPQNVTVVDNQGRVLSDLVANEKQDEPSDIVNIKRKIKREIEKSIQSMLARALGAQKVVVRASVDVETSKVNKKDEIYDPDKVAIVSERKIQEKTKGFEKQKVGAPGTPTNVPATINRKNNNLLLDKNKKDVTTNYDVTKSYIVTKKNVFKVKKISVGVLVDGKYIKKIDKNGTVTVEYVPRSKEELAAYERLIKSAIGFDEQRGDKVTVVSVPFETTKPAESVAAPQEKTMQIYLLIGAIVLMVLILFGLVATLLMKRRRAKLQELEAKQVEALQGAGAQAAEAAAALHAKEEDIFNFEKEPLYTRILEVAEENPDILADMISKWIKEESK
- the fliE gene encoding flagellar hook-basal body complex protein FliE; protein product: MKIDGVSSALSANLAQVQTSQKSDFADLVEKFVADVNGDLQAASSAQAKLIQGDVDNLVELMSTIEKADISLRLATEIRNKAIEAYQEIMRMQV
- the flgC gene encoding flagellar basal body rod protein FlgC; the encoded protein is MIFKGLEVSQTGLSVQKYRMDIISSNMANSNAVDDKGNPYRRKIPVFEEVLDAQNGVPLSKVAIKEVIEDQTPYKLKYDPQNPLADERGYVKLPNIDPMREMVDMISAMRTYEANLTAFNTQKDMLLKSLEIIKV